In one Carettochelys insculpta isolate YL-2023 chromosome 6, ASM3395843v1, whole genome shotgun sequence genomic region, the following are encoded:
- the VRTN gene encoding vertnin, protein MIQRHQLVQSVLQELQEATECFGLEGLTSAALEAERTLSSFSLPSYCGRQFQEELEVDRVARSLYPEDAPSNMLPLVCKGEGNHLFEAASVLLWGNPSLSLELQVRTVVEMLLHKHYYLNGMIDSKVMLQAARYSLCTEESPEMTSLPLAILEAIFDADIKATCFPGTFANMWHVYALASVLQCNIYSIYPMSNLKIRPYFNRLIRPRKCGPQTSTLHIMWSGQQLSSQVFKAQYFVAVVGLEELEPTSPSPEPPVQPVQTLELLKSDPRLTYLDLRDRYSITKSTFYRWKRQSREHRQKAATRFAAKHFLQSCFREGNVIPLQHFRQMFPEISRSTYYAWKHELQSVVNGSDAFTPAEAMVSQEPPGEDPKKPHPDKDDAAKPEGGQGPKMPPLEPKQAGIFMQGAKSYLEKCISMNTLVPYRCFKRSFPGISRSTYYNWRRKAINGNPNFKPPQPPPVSQKPLMKGKAYLPFKPGNLSGRKRLNGHRPEPRSLLQLKPSLYNWRKQLRDVAKRHVQQWQLPFCKFRLRYPGFSSTAYWFWKRSSQQANKQRLWTSSSQQLSQVVSEAPGKAEPGIKPQSQMEVSPRPLEKQASVTPYNATISGYAMSERANSRMFVMDVIATAQFKAQAKLFLQQRFESKTFPTYKEFSAHFPLTARSTYYMWKRALHDGLTLVDA, encoded by the coding sequence ATGATCCAGCGGCACCAGCTAGTGCAGTCTGTGCtgcaggagttgcaggaggcTACGGAATGCTTTGGGCTAGAGGGACTAACGAGTGCAGCCCTAGAGGCTGAGAGGACTTTGTCCTCTTTCTCCTTACCCAGCTATTGTGGGAGGCAGTTCCAGGAAGAGCTGGAAGTGGACCGGGTAGCAAGAAGCCTGTATCCGGAGGATGCCCCCAGCAACATGCTGCCTCTGGTGTGCAAGGGGGAGGGGAACCACCTGTTTGAGGCTGCCAGCGTGCTGCTGTGGGGGAACCCCAGCCTgagtctggagctgcaggtgcgcACAGTGGTGGAGATGCTGCTACACAAACATTACTACCTGAATGGCATGATCGACTCCAAGGTGATGCTGCAGGCCGCCCGCTACTCCCTGTGCACCGAGGAGTCACCCGAGATGACCAGCCTACCTCTGGCCATCCTGGAGGCCATTTTTGATGCTGACATCAAGGCCACTTGTTTCCCTGGCACCTTTGCTAACATGTGGCACGTCTATGCCCTGGCCTCGGTGCTGCAATGTAACATCTACTCCATCTACCCCATGAGCAACTTGAAGATCCGGCCCTACTTCAACCGCCTCATCCGGCCCAGGAAGTGTGGCCCACAGACCTCCACGCTCCACATCATGTGGTCAGGGCAGCagctctcctcacaggtcttcaAAGCTCAGTACTTTGTGGCTGTGGTAGGCCTGGAAGAGCTGGAACCCACAAGCCCTTCTCCAGAGCCTCCGGTCCAACCAGTTCAGACTCTGGAGCTGCTGAAGAGTGACCCCCGGTTGACCTACCTTGACTTGCGTGATCGGTACAGCATCACCAAGAGCACCTTCTACCGCTGGAAGCGCCAGTCGCGAGAGCACAGGCAGAAGGCAGCCACCAGGTTTGCAGCCAAACACTTCCTGCAGTCTTGCTTCCGAGAGGGCAACGTGATCCCTCTTCAGCACTTCCGACAAATGTTCCCAGAAATCTCCCGCTCCACTTACTACGCCTGGAAGCATGAGCTGCAGAGCGTGGTCAATGGCAGCGATGcctttactccagctgaggccatgGTGTCACAGGAGCCTCCTGGAGAAGATCCAAAAAAGCCGCACCCAGACAAGGATGATGCAGCAAAGCCAGAAGGTGGCCAGGGGCCAAAGATGCCTCCCCTGGAGCCCAAGCAAGCAGGAATCTTCATGCAAGGAGCCAAGTCGTACCTGGAGAAATGCATCTCGATGAACACTCTGGTGCCCTACAGGTGCTTCAAGCGCAGCTTCCCTGGTATCTCCAGGTCCACCTACTACAACTGGCGGAGAAAAGCCATTAATGGGAACCCCAACTTcaaaccccctcagcctcccccagTCAGCCAGAAGCCCCTCATGAAAGGGAAGGCTTACCTGCCATTCAAGCCTGGAAATCTGTCTGGCAGGAAAAGGCTGAACGGACACCGGCCAGAGCCCAGAAGTCTCCTCCAGCTCAAACCCTCTCTTTATAACTGGAGAAAGCAGCTTCGTGACGTGGCCAAGAGGCACGTCCAGCAATGGCAGCTGCCATTCTGCAAGTTCCGACTGCGCTACCCTGGCTTCTCCTCCACAGCCTATTGGTTCTGGaagagaagcagccagcaggcaaACAAGCAGCGTCTCTGGACCAGCTCATCCCAGCAGTTGAGCCAGGTTGTCTCTGAGGCTCCTGGAAAAGCAGAGCCTGGGATCAAGCCGCAGTCACAAATGGAAGTGTCCCCCAGGCCACTAGAGAAGCAGGCGTCAGTCACCCCCTACAACGCAACCATCTCTGGCTATGCCATGTCGGAAAGAGCCAACAGCCGGATGTTCGTGATGGATGTGATTGCCACTGCCCAGTTCAAAGCTCAGGCCAAGCTGTTCCTGCAGCAGCGCTTTGAATCGAAGACCTTCCCGACCTACAAGGAGTTCAGTGCCCACTTCCCCCTCACAGCACGTTCCACTTACTACATGTGGAAGCGTGCCCTGCACGATGGATTGACGCTGGTGGATGCTTGA